In the Candidatus Woesearchaeota archaeon genome, ATGGCGTCCAGAGCAGCTCATAGCTGTGCATGTAACCAACTATTTCCCTGAAAACGGCATGATAAAACCAACTGGCCAGTTTACTATCCAATTACCCAAGTCCAAAAGAGACGTCAAGTATCCTCGAGAATCTATCCATTTTTGTTTGAATGGTAAGGTTACTGGTCATGACGCTGGTGATGCCTGGAAAAATGCTAAAATAGCTGTTCTTGTCCCCGTCAACCTCATGATGAAGCGTATTGTTAACCTGAATCCTGCTGACACCTATGTTGTCGGCGAATTAAGACTTCCAAAAGGAAGCGAAATACTGGCGAGAAGCGAGGATGCACAAGGTCACAATTTTGGTGAGGCGGCCTTTATTCCTGTCCCACTGGAAAAGTCTCTTGAGGATATGATTCTCTTGCGCATAAAAGAGCGTGGATTTACCTCAATGCGAATAGGGAGTTGGAGTTGGAATGGTACGACTGATGAAGACTTCCTTAAAGAATACAAAGCAGTTGTTGAAACCGAAGAAGAATCCCTCCTTCTTGAAGTAGGCAAAGAGCTCATTTCTGGGGATGAATACCGGGAACGCATGAGACCAGTCTTTGCACTTCTCCACCTCCTCGAAAAGCCGCTTGAACTGGGTACCGATGATGACAACTTTTACCGATTATCGCAGGAATTCAACCTTGAATGGGTTACCCATCGTTCTAGTACTTGGAGACAAATTGAGGTGTTTGTTGAATCAACGTATAATGAAGAGTTATACGGATCCCAGCTTTTAGAAGAAGACGACCTTAACTATTGCAAAGATCAAATAAAGAAATATGCAGCCTTCCTTCGTGAAAAAAGAAAACGGCTTTCATCTCCTGAGGAACGAGAAGCAATTGTCCGGATAGCTGTTATTCTCGGTAATCTCAACAAGGGGCTTATAAAAAAATACCATGCCCAAAGAGAAATTGCCACATCAAAAAGGGCAGCGTAAGTGGAATACGAATGCACTGTTCGTTTTTATCTTCCCCCTAAAATAAGTGGGATATCTCCTGGGCTAATTGTTGGTTTATAATCAGCTTTGTCTTTTGCAAAGTTTTGTTCTCGGTAAACTCCAGACAAAATGCCGTAGGTTTCTCCTTGCTGTTGGACAAAAGCAACTGCTTGTTCAGGCGTTGTTGGAAATTGGTACATTGTTACTCGTGCTCCTACATTTTTTTTTGCATAGTTCCTATCAGCTTCAACGCCTTCAGGTGTCATATCTGCTGCAATAAATCCGTCGTACATTAAATCAAGCAATGCTTTGACGGTTCTTCCTTGAACAGTCTGCGTTTGTTCATTGCCTATCCATCGTAGTGCAAAGTATAAGGGGACAGGAGTCCATTCTTCTGCGTTGTATGCTTTGTCACCAAAGGTTGTATCACTTTGCACATATCTGACTCCACCATCTCTCTTTCGTATGCCGCAGGCCGATAAGCCGTTTTTACCATGGAAAATGTGCCTGCCAACGGTTGCGTGAACACCATCTTCACTAGCCAAGTTCGCAAATTCAATTTCACCGCACATGGATTGGACTTTCATGCCATTTGGAGTTAGTGTATAGGTTGTTCCAAGCAGTTTCTCAGCATCCATTGCTAGCGTGTTGCAGGCAGAAAGCATGGCGTTCTCCAAAGCACTTGCAATGCCCTGTTTTCGTGCAGACTCGAGCACGGCAATGTGCGACAAGTAAAGCGTATTGGTATCATGATTTGCCAAGAATGTACCATCGGCGGCGCCAATCACTGCTCCTTTTTGGCCATAGTTGCCTTCTTTATCAATAACAGCTGCACAGACATATTTAATGAATTCTTGGCTTCCTGAAGGTGCTGTCACCACAGGAGTTTTCCAACTTGATTCCAAAAAGTCAGCCCACGTGGTTTGTGGATCTATCTCATTCGTTGGAAAGTACTGCGCTGCAAACCAGTATGCCTGGGGCAATAACTCTGAAAATATATCGGTAATTAACCTAACCTCTAATCCCTGCATCCCCTGTTCCGCTCTTTCGGCGTTTATCGTTGTAGGATACAATCGTTTATCTGTCGGTAATCTACTATCTGGTGTTAGAGGGGTTTCTCGTGGCAAACGCCGTGCTTGTGCTAATCTCTGGCGTATCTCTTGCTGCTCTCCAGCATCTCTGCTGCCAAATAACTCCTCCAATCGTTGTTCAATAGTGTCATATGTTGCTGTCATTTATATCACCCACATTAATTTCATAATTACTCTTAAGTGATTACTAACTAGGGGGTTATATTTAATCTTTTCGCCCTATTTCCAATAAAAAATAGTAATATTTATATAAAATTACCACTTTTTTCTTAAAAAAATGAAAAAAAGTAATATACCTGATGAAAAAGACAAAAA is a window encoding:
- a CDS encoding GNAT family N-acetyltransferase, with translation MTATYDTIEQRLEELFGSRDAGEQQEIRQRLAQARRLPRETPLTPDSRLPTDKRLYPTTINAERAEQGMQGLEVRLITDIFSELLPQAYWFAAQYFPTNEIDPQTTWADFLESSWKTPVVTAPSGSQEFIKYVCAAVIDKEGNYGQKGAVIGAADGTFLANHDTNTLYLSHIAVLESARKQGIASALENAMLSACNTLAMDAEKLLGTTYTLTPNGMKVQSMCGEIEFANLASEDGVHATVGRHIFHGKNGLSACGIRKRDGGVRYVQSDTTFGDKAYNAEEWTPVPLYFALRWIGNEQTQTVQGRTVKALLDLMYDGFIAADMTPEGVEADRNYAKKNVGARVTMYQFPTTPEQAVAFVQQQGETYGILSGVYREQNFAKDKADYKPTISPGDIPLILGGR